One genomic segment of Panicum virgatum strain AP13 chromosome 2N, P.virgatum_v5, whole genome shotgun sequence includes these proteins:
- the LOC120658268 gene encoding DNA mismatch repair protein MLH3-like isoform X3, translated as MQTIKRLPESVHSSLRSSVVLSDLPRVVEELIYNSIDANASKIDIAINIRACYVKVEDDGCGITRDELVLLGEKYTTSKFHNVMEDKELSPRSFGLNGEALASLSDISVVEVRTKARGRPNSYCKIIKGSKCLHLGIDDKREMVGTTVVVQELFYNQPVRRKQMQSSEKRELHHVKKCVLQIALIHPQISIRLLDIDSEDELLNTAFSSSPLPLISKSFGDDVSRCLHEISASDQSWVLSGHISGPADVFRTKDFQYLYINSRFVNRNPIHNMLNNLASSFQSSIMRTNEEIDVQSRKRQKTDIYPAFLLNICCPRSSYDLHFEPTKTIVEFKDWQTVLLFFEQTITNYWKKNALQSPKADGVCAGGTSVPLKNDVKLNKGLLRHHNVQNNEEYANFQNTQQKNAVRDINSDMSATGLQKDSRCFSFDMEPSIQHVSFSGQVTNSPWLTDNVASIDYKLGYKVMQSPERINYRWLEDGPSQLDADLSSVNPTGRKRQRTEGIFHECAYSGNFGMLEDIPTEGFLAHKQESELIGSEVEIREPCFGSFNRSDKLRSDLVQNQTNVKAFTSGWDGSCVEFDKTNGDCLLNEATDTITNISFPDMLQFSDGFYHNDVNTSRSFCRVLRKCSINKKLGTATGCVEGLEADTVSQMNFPDIHAVWNSDLMDRSCIGDTSHHFSHLSSLDDTPCSRARTGWILHKKSDKSFGSWNCENIDSDVRFALDRFSNVSSMICEGTKNLDNFDRAIQPLNYFNKDCGSTDQFGSEDDLIMWKSKFDTRFSVDISPERNDNGCHLNVPSFNMANANSLAKDLLNQRNLGLDQRSRPSKGSRSRCHSAPPFYRVKQKFSRLNELLSKLAIDGDKGICTNSPEGNASTTPVDISRMSSTQPVPETDSGEFPDLSFSSNGFVKFGDACSDGLEDSPAQITKWRDDSGQHTASNMPHGPFECYDDVLSISSGTLHLSCNSLVPECVDKNCFEEARVLLQLDKKFIPVISGETILLVDQHAADERIRLEELRRKVLSEEGHVVTYLDSEEELSLPETGFQLFQKYAEQIRKWGWIISSGSNSSESFKKNMNILRRQTRLVTLVAVPCILGVNLTGKDLMEFIQQLDETDGSSAMPPAVLRILNFKACRGAIMFGDPLLPSECCLIIEELKATSLCFQCAHGRPTTVPIVNVASLHGELVRHQMLSGRQAETWHGLAHQGPSLERAQMRLKQLRKLHRGL; from the exons ATGCAGACCATAAAGCGCTTGCCGGAGAGCGTTCATAGCTCGTTGCGTTCAAGCGTTGTTCTGTCTGACCTGCCAAGGGTTGTTGAGGAGTTGATATATAATAGCATTGATGCCAATGCGAGCAAG ATTGACATTGCAATAAACATCAGAGCATGTTATGTAAAAGTGGAAGATGATG GTTGTGGTATTACACGAGATGAATTGGTTCTCTTGGGAGAAAAATATA CAACATCCAAATTTCATAATGTGATGGAGGACAAGGAACTTAGTCCTAGAAGTTTTGGACTAAATGGAGAAGCACTCGCATCACTTTCTGATATCTCTGTGGTTGAAGTCAGGACGAAAGCTCGTGGGAGACCAAATTCATATTGCAAGATAATAAAG GGATCTAAATGCTTACATCTGGGAATAGATGACAAGAGGGAAATGGTTGGCACCACAG TTGTTGTTCAGGAGCTTTTTTACAATCAACCAGTACGGAGGAAACAAATGCAATCTAG TGAGAAAAGAGAATTACATCATGTGAAGAAGTGTGTCCTGCAAATTGCGCTTATTCATCCACAGATTTCAATCAGACTCCTTGACATTGACAG CGAAGATGAATTGCTAAACACAGCTTTTTCATCATCCCCTTTGCCCCTTATATCAAAAAGTTTTGGGGATGATGTCTCCAGATGTCTCCATGAGATATCTGCCTCTGACCAGAGCTGGGTTCTTTCAGGGCATATATCTGGACCTGCAGATGTGTTTCGTACGAAG GATTTTCAATACTTGT ACATCAACTCAAGATTCGTGAATAGAAACCCGATTCATAATATGCTCAATAATCTGGCGTCTAGTTTTCAATCTTCCATTATGAGGACAAATGAAGAAATTGATGTTCAGAGcaggaagaggcagaagacTGATATATACCCTGCTTTTCTACTGAACATTTGCTGTCCTAGATCTAGCTACGATCTACATTTTGAGCCTACAAAAACCATCGTGGAATTCAAG GATTGGCAAACCGTCTTGCTTTTCTTTGAACAAACTATCACAAACTACTGGAAGAAGAATGCACTGCAATCACCAAAAG CTGATGGAGTTTGCGCTGGCGGTACCAGTGTGCCTCTAAAAAATGATG TGAAATTGAATAAGGGACTCCTAAGGCATCATAATGTGCAGAACAATGAAGAGTACGCTAACTTCCAAAACACTCAGCAGAAGAATGCAGTCAGAGATATCAACAGTGATATGAGTGCCACAGGATTACAGAAAGACTCACGCTGCTTTTCTTTTGATATGGAGCCATCCATACAGCATGTCTCTTTTTCTGGACAGGTCACTAATTCACCCTGGCTCACTGACAATGTTGCCAGTATTGATTACAAGTTAGGGTATAAGGTAATGCAATCTCCTGAAAGAATCAATTATCGCTGGTTAGAGGATGGTCCTTCCCAGTTAGATGCTGATCTTTCAAGTGTTAACCCAACTGGTCGGAAAAGGCAAAGGACAGAAGGTATATTCCATGAGTGTGCATATTCTGGTAATTTTGGGATGTTGGAGGACATACCAACTGAAGGTTTTTTAGCTCACAAACAAGAATCTGAGTTGATTGGTTCAGAAGTTGAAATACGAGAACCTTGCTTTGGGTCTTTCAATAGGTCAGACAAATTGAGGTCTGATTTggtgcaaaatcaaacaaacgTAAAGGCATTCACATCTGGCTGGGATGGATCCTGTGTTGAGTTTGATAAAACAAATGGGGATTGCCTACTCAATGAAGCTACAGATACAATTACTAATATTTCTTTCCCCGATATGTTACAGTTCAGTGATGGATTTTATCATAATGATGTTAACACCTCCAGGAGCTTCTGTAGAGTTTTGAGAAAGTGCAGCATCAATAAGAAGTTAGGGACTGCAACTGGATGTGTTGAAGGCCTTGAAGCTGATACTGTAAGCCAGATGAACTTCCCTGATATTCATGCTGTGTGGAACAGTGACTTGATGGATAGGTCCTGCATTGGGGATACTTCCCATCATTTTTCACATCTATCCTCATTGGATGATACACCTTGCAGTCGTGCAAGGACTGGCTGGATACTTCACAAGAAATCAGATAAAAGCTTTGGTTCTTGGAACTGTGAAAATATTGACAGCGATGTTAGATTTGCCTTGGACAGATTTAGCAATGTTTCATCAATGATATGTGAAGGAACTAAAAATTTGGATAACTTTGACAGGGCAATACAGCCGCTTAATTACTTCAATAAGGATTGTGGTTCAACTGACCAGTTTGGTTCTGAAGATGACCTGATAATGTGGAAATCAAAATTTGACACAAGATTTTCAGTTGATATTTCTCCCGAGAGAAATGATAATGGTTGCCATTTGAACGTCCCTTCTTTTAATATGGCAAATGCCAACTCACTTGCTAAAGATCTGCTGAATCAACGCAACCTTGGACTGGACCAGAGATCCAGGCCTTCCAAGGGCAGTAGATCTAGGTGTCATTCTGCTCCACCATTTTATAGAGTGAAACAGAAATTCTCTCGATTAAATGAGCTACTGAGCAAATTGGCCATAGATGGCGATAAAGGTATCTGCACTAACAGCCCTGAAG GCAATGCATCTACTACACCTGTGGATATCTCACGTATGAGTTCAACCCAGCCTGTTCCTGAGACTGATAGCGGTGAATTTCCAGACTTAAGTTTCAG CTCGAATGGATTTGTGAAATTTGGAGATGCATGTTCTGATGGGCTTGAGGATTCACCTGCTCAGATAACTAAATGGCGAGATGACTCTGGCCAGCATACA GCTTCAAACATGCCGCATGGTCCTTTTGAATGCTATGATGATGTACTTAGCATTTCTTCTGGGACCTTGCATCTCTCTTGTAACTCGCTAGTTCCTGAATGTGTTGACAAGAACTGCTTTGAGGAGGCAAGGGTCTTATTGCAGCTGGACAAGAAATTTATTCCTGTGATATCTGGGGAAACTATCCTCCTTGTTGATCAG CATGCAGCTGATGAAAGGATACGTTTAGAGGAGCTTCGTAGAAAG GTTTTATCAGAAGAAGGCCATGTTGTCACTTACTTGGACTCTGAGGAGGAATTA tctCTCCCTGAGACTGGGTTTCAATTATTCCAGAAGTATGCTGAGCAGATTCGGAAATGGGGCTGGATCATCAGCAGTGGTAGCAATTCCTCTGAATCATTCAAAAA GAACATGAATATTCTGAGGAGACAAACCCGTCTTGTTACTCTTGTTGCT GTTCCATGTATTTTGGGTGTCAATTTGACAgggaaagatctcatggagtttATCCAGCAG CTTGATGAGACTGATGGGTCATCAGCAATGCCCCCAGCAGTTCTCCGTATTCTTAACTTCAAAGCTTGCAGAG GGGCGATCATGTTTGGTGACCCCTTGCTACCATCCGAATGCTGTCTGATTATTGAAGAGCTGAAAGCAACATCCCTATGCTTCCAG TGTGCTCATGGGCGCCCGACCACAGTGCCTATAGTGAACGTCGCATCCCTCCACGGCGAGCTGGTGAGGCACCAAATGCTGAGCGGAAGGCAGGCGGAGACATGGCACGGCTTGGCGCACCAAGGGCCCAGCCTTGAGCGTGCTCAGATGCGCCTCAAACAACTGAGAAAGCTGCACCGTGGCCTGTAG
- the LOC120658268 gene encoding DNA mismatch repair protein MLH3-like isoform X5 yields MQTIKRLPESVHSSLRSSVVLSDLPRVVEELIYNSIDANASKIDIAINIRACYVKVEDDGCGITRDELVLLGEKYTTSKFHNVMEDKELSPRSFGLNGEALASLSDISVVEVRTKARGRPNSYCKIIKGSKCLHLGIDDKREMVGTTVVVQELFYNQPVRRKQMQSSEKRELHHVKKCVLQIALIHPQISIRLLDIDSEDELLNTAFSSSPLPLISKSFGDDVSRCLHEISASDQSWVLSGHISGPADVFRTKDFQYLYINSRFVNRNPIHNMLNNLASSFQSSIMRTNEEIDVQSRKRQKTDIYPAFLLNICCPRSSYDLHFEPTKTIVEFKDWQTVLLFFEQTITNYWKKNALQSPKADGVCAGGTSVPLKNDVKLNKGLLRHHNVQNNEEYANFQNTQQKNAVRDINSDMSATGLQKDSRCFSFDMEPSIQHVSFSGQVTNSPWLTDNVASIDYKLGYKVMQSPERINYRWLEDGPSQLDADLSSVNPTGRKRQRTEGIFHECAYSGNFGMLEDIPTEGFLAHKQESELIGSEVEIREPCFGSFNRSDKLRSDLVQNQTNVKAFTSGWDGSCVEFDKTNGDCLLNEATDTITNISFPDMLQFSDGFYHNDVNTSRSFCRVLRKCSINKKLGTATGCVEGLEADTVSQMNFPDIHAVWNSDLMDRSCIGDTSHHFSHLSSLDDTPCSRARTGWILHKKSDKSFGSWNCENIDSDVRFALDRFSNVSSMICEGTKNLDNFDRAIQPLNYFNKDCGSTDQFGSEDDLIMWKSKFDTRFSVDISPERNDNGCHLNVPSFNMANANSLAKDLLNQRNLGLDQRSRPSKGSRSRCHSAPPFYRVKQKFSRLNELLSKLAIDGDKGICTNSPEGNASTTPVDISRMSSTQPVPETDSGEFPDLSFSSNGFVKFGDACSDGLEDSPAQITKWRDDSGQHTASNMPHGPFECYDDVLSISSGTLHLSCNSLVPECVDKNCFEEARVLLQLDKKFIPVISGETILLVDQHAADERIRLEELRRKVLSEEGHVVTYLDSEEELEHEYSEETNPSCYSCCCSMYFGCQFDRERSHGVYPAA; encoded by the exons ATGCAGACCATAAAGCGCTTGCCGGAGAGCGTTCATAGCTCGTTGCGTTCAAGCGTTGTTCTGTCTGACCTGCCAAGGGTTGTTGAGGAGTTGATATATAATAGCATTGATGCCAATGCGAGCAAG ATTGACATTGCAATAAACATCAGAGCATGTTATGTAAAAGTGGAAGATGATG GTTGTGGTATTACACGAGATGAATTGGTTCTCTTGGGAGAAAAATATA CAACATCCAAATTTCATAATGTGATGGAGGACAAGGAACTTAGTCCTAGAAGTTTTGGACTAAATGGAGAAGCACTCGCATCACTTTCTGATATCTCTGTGGTTGAAGTCAGGACGAAAGCTCGTGGGAGACCAAATTCATATTGCAAGATAATAAAG GGATCTAAATGCTTACATCTGGGAATAGATGACAAGAGGGAAATGGTTGGCACCACAG TTGTTGTTCAGGAGCTTTTTTACAATCAACCAGTACGGAGGAAACAAATGCAATCTAG TGAGAAAAGAGAATTACATCATGTGAAGAAGTGTGTCCTGCAAATTGCGCTTATTCATCCACAGATTTCAATCAGACTCCTTGACATTGACAG CGAAGATGAATTGCTAAACACAGCTTTTTCATCATCCCCTTTGCCCCTTATATCAAAAAGTTTTGGGGATGATGTCTCCAGATGTCTCCATGAGATATCTGCCTCTGACCAGAGCTGGGTTCTTTCAGGGCATATATCTGGACCTGCAGATGTGTTTCGTACGAAG GATTTTCAATACTTGT ACATCAACTCAAGATTCGTGAATAGAAACCCGATTCATAATATGCTCAATAATCTGGCGTCTAGTTTTCAATCTTCCATTATGAGGACAAATGAAGAAATTGATGTTCAGAGcaggaagaggcagaagacTGATATATACCCTGCTTTTCTACTGAACATTTGCTGTCCTAGATCTAGCTACGATCTACATTTTGAGCCTACAAAAACCATCGTGGAATTCAAG GATTGGCAAACCGTCTTGCTTTTCTTTGAACAAACTATCACAAACTACTGGAAGAAGAATGCACTGCAATCACCAAAAG CTGATGGAGTTTGCGCTGGCGGTACCAGTGTGCCTCTAAAAAATGATG TGAAATTGAATAAGGGACTCCTAAGGCATCATAATGTGCAGAACAATGAAGAGTACGCTAACTTCCAAAACACTCAGCAGAAGAATGCAGTCAGAGATATCAACAGTGATATGAGTGCCACAGGATTACAGAAAGACTCACGCTGCTTTTCTTTTGATATGGAGCCATCCATACAGCATGTCTCTTTTTCTGGACAGGTCACTAATTCACCCTGGCTCACTGACAATGTTGCCAGTATTGATTACAAGTTAGGGTATAAGGTAATGCAATCTCCTGAAAGAATCAATTATCGCTGGTTAGAGGATGGTCCTTCCCAGTTAGATGCTGATCTTTCAAGTGTTAACCCAACTGGTCGGAAAAGGCAAAGGACAGAAGGTATATTCCATGAGTGTGCATATTCTGGTAATTTTGGGATGTTGGAGGACATACCAACTGAAGGTTTTTTAGCTCACAAACAAGAATCTGAGTTGATTGGTTCAGAAGTTGAAATACGAGAACCTTGCTTTGGGTCTTTCAATAGGTCAGACAAATTGAGGTCTGATTTggtgcaaaatcaaacaaacgTAAAGGCATTCACATCTGGCTGGGATGGATCCTGTGTTGAGTTTGATAAAACAAATGGGGATTGCCTACTCAATGAAGCTACAGATACAATTACTAATATTTCTTTCCCCGATATGTTACAGTTCAGTGATGGATTTTATCATAATGATGTTAACACCTCCAGGAGCTTCTGTAGAGTTTTGAGAAAGTGCAGCATCAATAAGAAGTTAGGGACTGCAACTGGATGTGTTGAAGGCCTTGAAGCTGATACTGTAAGCCAGATGAACTTCCCTGATATTCATGCTGTGTGGAACAGTGACTTGATGGATAGGTCCTGCATTGGGGATACTTCCCATCATTTTTCACATCTATCCTCATTGGATGATACACCTTGCAGTCGTGCAAGGACTGGCTGGATACTTCACAAGAAATCAGATAAAAGCTTTGGTTCTTGGAACTGTGAAAATATTGACAGCGATGTTAGATTTGCCTTGGACAGATTTAGCAATGTTTCATCAATGATATGTGAAGGAACTAAAAATTTGGATAACTTTGACAGGGCAATACAGCCGCTTAATTACTTCAATAAGGATTGTGGTTCAACTGACCAGTTTGGTTCTGAAGATGACCTGATAATGTGGAAATCAAAATTTGACACAAGATTTTCAGTTGATATTTCTCCCGAGAGAAATGATAATGGTTGCCATTTGAACGTCCCTTCTTTTAATATGGCAAATGCCAACTCACTTGCTAAAGATCTGCTGAATCAACGCAACCTTGGACTGGACCAGAGATCCAGGCCTTCCAAGGGCAGTAGATCTAGGTGTCATTCTGCTCCACCATTTTATAGAGTGAAACAGAAATTCTCTCGATTAAATGAGCTACTGAGCAAATTGGCCATAGATGGCGATAAAGGTATCTGCACTAACAGCCCTGAAG GCAATGCATCTACTACACCTGTGGATATCTCACGTATGAGTTCAACCCAGCCTGTTCCTGAGACTGATAGCGGTGAATTTCCAGACTTAAGTTTCAG CTCGAATGGATTTGTGAAATTTGGAGATGCATGTTCTGATGGGCTTGAGGATTCACCTGCTCAGATAACTAAATGGCGAGATGACTCTGGCCAGCATACA GCTTCAAACATGCCGCATGGTCCTTTTGAATGCTATGATGATGTACTTAGCATTTCTTCTGGGACCTTGCATCTCTCTTGTAACTCGCTAGTTCCTGAATGTGTTGACAAGAACTGCTTTGAGGAGGCAAGGGTCTTATTGCAGCTGGACAAGAAATTTATTCCTGTGATATCTGGGGAAACTATCCTCCTTGTTGATCAG CATGCAGCTGATGAAAGGATACGTTTAGAGGAGCTTCGTAGAAAG GTTTTATCAGAAGAAGGCCATGTTGTCACTTACTTGGACTCTGAGGAGGAATTA GAACATGAATATTCTGAGGAGACAAACCCGTCTTGTTACTCTTGTTGCT GTTCCATGTATTTTGGGTGTCAATTTGACAgggaaagatctcatggagtttATCCAGCAG CTTGA